Proteins encoded in a region of the Desulfovibrio desulfuricans genome:
- a CDS encoding sensor domain-containing diguanylate cyclase, translating to MKMDLFVDCDKQKNMVHNVLHHVEKLLDAATPPDIPSAFTKNEDFVRLHEKIILLRDIITSFASGDLSPQITMSGVVAGSCKALQANLRHMTWKVQQVENGDYSQRMDFMGDFSSSFNSMVVQLASTIEALQQKEASLQEEARQRNEAMRQLEQSEAKFKYMAQHDPLTGVFNRRFFFFSAMEQMERCFAMRKNCCYCLLDVDHFKKFNDTYGHVEGDWALKHIVEHAQKSLRRADIMGRYGGEEFIFFFSDADFDQGLAAAERIRLAVENTPCQLQDGRKIPLTVSMGVAGLLAKNAADQNSNTLQQWAIKQADNALYKAKNCGRNRVCVSEPSVEIGE from the coding sequence ATGAAAATGGATCTCTTTGTTGATTGCGACAAACAGAAAAACATGGTGCATAACGTTCTGCACCATGTTGAGAAATTGCTTGATGCTGCAACCCCGCCGGACATTCCTTCTGCATTTACAAAGAATGAAGACTTTGTTCGACTGCATGAAAAAATTATATTGTTGCGCGACATTATTACATCGTTTGCCTCCGGCGACCTTTCCCCCCAGATCACAATGAGCGGAGTTGTCGCAGGCTCATGCAAGGCCTTGCAAGCAAACCTGCGGCATATGACATGGAAAGTGCAGCAGGTCGAAAATGGAGACTATTCGCAGCGCATGGACTTTATGGGAGACTTTTCGTCCTCATTCAACAGTATGGTAGTGCAGCTTGCCAGCACGATAGAAGCGTTGCAGCAAAAAGAAGCCTCCCTTCAGGAAGAAGCCAGGCAACGCAATGAGGCCATGAGGCAGCTGGAACAAAGTGAAGCCAAATTTAAATATATGGCGCAGCATGATCCGCTGACTGGAGTGTTTAATCGCAGGTTTTTCTTCTTCTCTGCAATGGAGCAAATGGAACGGTGCTTTGCAATGCGAAAAAACTGCTGCTACTGCCTCCTTGATGTAGATCACTTCAAAAAATTTAATGATACATACGGTCATGTTGAAGGCGATTGGGCATTGAAGCACATTGTGGAACATGCACAGAAAAGCCTGCGCCGGGCTGACATCATGGGGCGTTATGGCGGTGAGGAGTTTATCTTTTTCTTTTCTGATGCAGATTTCGATCAGGGGCTTGCGGCGGCGGAGAGAATTCGTTTAGCAGTGGAAAATACACCCTGCCAGCTACAAGATGGCAGGAAAATTCCGTTGACTGTGAGCATGGGCGTTGCAGGCCTGCTGGCAAAAAACGCAGCAGATCAAAACAGCAACACCCTGCAACAATGGGCTATTAAGCAGGCTGATAACGCCTTGTATAAGGCAAAAAACTGTGGAAGAAACAGAGTCTGCGTTTCTGAACCATCTGTTGAAATTGGAGAATAG
- a CDS encoding V4R domain-containing protein yields MSTERKYIFSWSTIGDNMAVARPSLGAYTRIEVYRLLQYTLRDILEDDFGHAKTDEIFRRAGALAGKEFYKKYITEVSDISGLVKIIEDKFMELGIGIFRVESIDLDTLSFTLNVEEDLDCSGLPDSNDQICVYDEGFIQGILESYTGTKFKVREIDCWCTGARTCRFNANAIDQAHGD; encoded by the coding sequence ATGAGTACGGAACGGAAGTATATTTTTTCATGGAGCACCATTGGGGATAACATGGCAGTTGCACGTCCAAGCCTTGGTGCATATACCCGCATTGAAGTGTACAGACTTCTGCAATATACTTTGAGAGATATTCTTGAAGATGACTTTGGACATGCAAAAACGGACGAAATTTTCCGTAGAGCCGGTGCACTTGCAGGCAAAGAATTTTATAAAAAATACATTACTGAAGTTAGTGACATTTCCGGTTTGGTGAAAATCATAGAAGACAAGTTCATGGAACTGGGAATAGGCATCTTTCGCGTAGAGAGCATTGATCTCGACACGCTAAGCTTCACCCTGAATGTTGAAGAAGACCTTGACTGCTCTGGCCTGCCTGACAGCAACGACCAAATTTGCGTTTATGATGAAGGTTTTATCCAGGGCATCCTCGAATCCTACACGGGGACAAAATTCAAGGTCCGTGAGATTGACTGTTGGTGCACGGGCGCCCGCACCTGCCGTTTCAACGCCAATGCTATAGATCAAGCGCACGGTGATTAA
- a CDS encoding sigma-54 interaction domain-containing protein: MQKPTVLAEYMEQLCDTFRDAICVTDHEGQVVLVNARHSELTGIPKEMMIGKHIQDMVQNGVFDVVLNPRIVESGRPFSSVQNLYNGRTLLLDGHPVKDEKGNVIYVVTVIRDVTALAEMREEIASQKELLETFQSMSHEGISGSQYPRVVKSPVMQRLYADVAGIAATDATVLLQGETGVGKDMVARHIHQQSQRADASFIKVDCGSIPENLIESELVGYMPGSFSGASRSGKAGLVEVASGGTLFLDEVGELPLPMQSRLLRLIQDKEIQRVGATASKAVDVRIVAASNKDLEREVDRGLFRADLYYRLKVAVITVPPLRERKAEILPLAQGFLAYYSRKYRKNAWFSESAEKILQEHHWPGNVRELENLVQGLVVICKRGVIDAADLAGISPEPDQMATGENIWYPKMEGRSLKSIMRDVENAVIEQGLKRYGSLRELSRHLQLDRSTLFRKVKGMEAARQDDGLSRKNCHNGGEH; encoded by the coding sequence ATGCAAAAACCAACAGTGCTTGCCGAGTATATGGAACAACTGTGCGATACGTTTCGAGACGCCATATGCGTTACCGATCACGAAGGGCAGGTGGTTCTGGTTAATGCCCGCCATTCAGAACTAACTGGAATTCCAAAGGAAATGATGATCGGTAAACATATTCAGGACATGGTGCAAAACGGTGTCTTTGATGTGGTGCTCAACCCGCGCATTGTGGAGTCTGGCAGGCCGTTTTCAAGTGTGCAAAACCTTTATAATGGGCGCACTCTGCTGCTGGACGGCCACCCAGTCAAAGATGAAAAAGGCAACGTCATCTACGTTGTTACTGTTATACGCGATGTTACGGCTCTGGCTGAAATGCGAGAGGAAATAGCATCGCAAAAGGAACTGCTGGAAACGTTTCAATCCATGAGCCATGAGGGAATCTCCGGCAGTCAGTATCCACGTGTTGTAAAAAGTCCTGTCATGCAGCGTTTGTATGCCGATGTGGCTGGCATTGCGGCAACTGATGCAACGGTTCTGCTTCAGGGCGAAACTGGCGTTGGCAAAGACATGGTGGCCCGGCATATCCACCAGCAAAGTCAGAGGGCCGATGCGTCGTTTATCAAGGTTGATTGCGGCAGTATCCCAGAAAATCTTATAGAATCAGAGCTGGTTGGTTATATGCCTGGCAGTTTTTCCGGCGCGAGCCGTAGCGGTAAGGCCGGGCTGGTGGAGGTGGCCTCTGGGGGCACGCTGTTTTTGGATGAAGTGGGGGAGCTGCCCCTGCCCATGCAGTCCCGCCTGCTGCGTCTGATTCAGGACAAGGAAATTCAGCGGGTCGGTGCTACGGCCTCCAAAGCTGTAGACGTGCGCATTGTGGCAGCCTCAAACAAGGATCTGGAGCGCGAGGTTGACCGGGGCCTGTTTCGGGCCGACTTGTACTACAGGCTCAAGGTTGCGGTCATTACCGTGCCGCCGCTAAGGGAGCGCAAGGCCGAAATTCTGCCCTTGGCACAGGGGTTTCTGGCCTACTATTCCAGAAAGTACCGCAAAAATGCGTGGTTTTCAGAGTCAGCAGAAAAGATACTCCAAGAGCACCACTGGCCCGGTAATGTGCGTGAGCTTGAAAATCTTGTGCAGGGGCTGGTTGTGATCTGCAAAAGGGGTGTCATTGACGCTGCTGACCTTGCTGGAATCAGCCCGGAACCTGACCAGATGGCAACAGGTGAAAACATCTGGTATCCCAAAATGGAAGGCCGATCACTCAAAAGCATTATGCGCGATGTGGAAAATGCTGTCATTGAACAGGGATTGAAACGTTATGGATCCCTACGTGAGCTTTCTCGCCATTTGCAATTGGACCGCAGCACTCTTTTCAGGAAGGTCAAGGGCATGGAAGCTGCCAGGCAGGATGACGGATTATCGCGAAAAAATTGCCATAATGGTGGCGAGCATTGA